In Paenibacillus guangzhouensis, a single window of DNA contains:
- a CDS encoding extracellular solute-binding protein translates to MKQRLTKILSVFLMVSLLTGILTACGGGSSDEAATKPETPKTESGKPDISKKVELNWYLVGDAHEDSPKVIETWNQMLSKDLNATVKLNFMTWNDWQTKYNLLFASGEKIDMVFASSWADFFKLSKQGAFLDLKDLLPTYAPETWKTVPEQDWKDVTIQGQILAVPSTYPEYTPDGIVYREDWRQELNLPEIKDLGTLEQYLEGVKNAKKVTPINGKAWNEVNTLFHNYYDFKNIGGDSGVIVAKSYDTPRDVVAYPFTDEFAEWAKRMKTWADKGFWTSSTLASQQEAGDFIKAGTGAAYWRNAPGASGFIVDMKKNKPDMKIAYFPFTKFHNYAVPNLGINNGMAIPKSAANPERSLMVLEKLRNDPEYYNLMTYGIKGRNYDFTEDGSIVSPAPGQDPAKVKGYGIASWGWRNAKNEHPAKDRWEGEAKLIEEFKAISKPDIFAPILMDYQPVKSQLAAVNQVYQQYGQPLMMGLVPDVDAAIENYRNKLKTAGVDAVLDYVTKQVAAYADEKGLK, encoded by the coding sequence ATGAAGCAAAGACTGACGAAGATATTGTCTGTATTCTTAATGGTTTCTTTACTAACGGGGATTCTCACGGCATGCGGCGGCGGTAGCAGTGATGAAGCAGCGACGAAACCTGAGACGCCGAAGACGGAATCTGGCAAGCCGGACATTTCGAAAAAGGTCGAGTTAAATTGGTATCTGGTCGGGGATGCGCACGAAGATAGCCCGAAAGTAATTGAAACGTGGAATCAGATGCTCTCCAAAGACCTCAATGCGACCGTGAAGTTGAACTTCATGACGTGGAACGACTGGCAGACGAAATATAATCTGTTGTTCGCGTCAGGGGAGAAAATCGATATGGTCTTTGCTTCCTCCTGGGCGGACTTCTTCAAATTATCGAAGCAAGGCGCCTTCCTCGATCTGAAGGATCTGCTGCCGACCTACGCACCGGAGACGTGGAAGACTGTACCGGAGCAGGATTGGAAAGATGTCACCATCCAAGGCCAGATTTTAGCGGTGCCGAGCACCTACCCGGAGTATACGCCGGATGGCATTGTTTATCGCGAAGACTGGAGGCAGGAGCTGAACCTTCCGGAGATTAAGGACCTCGGAACGCTTGAGCAGTATTTGGAAGGCGTGAAGAATGCGAAGAAAGTAACACCAATTAATGGGAAAGCGTGGAATGAAGTGAATACGCTGTTCCACAATTATTATGACTTCAAAAATATTGGCGGCGACAGCGGGGTCATTGTTGCGAAGTCTTATGATACACCCCGAGATGTCGTGGCGTATCCATTCACTGACGAATTCGCGGAATGGGCAAAGCGGATGAAGACATGGGCGGACAAAGGATTCTGGACCTCCAGTACGCTTGCTTCGCAACAAGAGGCAGGTGATTTCATCAAGGCAGGCACCGGAGCTGCCTATTGGCGTAATGCACCAGGAGCATCCGGTTTCATTGTGGATATGAAGAAGAACAAACCGGACATGAAAATAGCCTACTTCCCGTTCACGAAGTTCCACAATTATGCGGTGCCGAACCTAGGCATCAATAACGGGATGGCGATTCCGAAGAGCGCGGCAAACCCTGAACGCTCCTTAATGGTGCTCGAGAAGCTTCGTAATGATCCGGAATACTACAACTTGATGACTTACGGCATCAAAGGCCGTAACTATGACTTCACGGAGGACGGATCCATCGTATCGCCAGCACCAGGTCAAGATCCGGCAAAGGTGAAAGGCTACGGCATTGCGAGCTGGGGCTGGAGAAATGCCAAGAACGAGCATCCGGCTAAGGACAGATGGGAAGGCGAAGCGAAGCTGATTGAAGAGTTCAAGGCGATCAGCAAGCCGGATATTTTCGCGCCGATCTTGATGGATTATCAGCCGGTCAAATCACAGCTTGCTGCGGTGAACCAAGTGTATCAGCAATACGGCCAGCCGCTCATGATGGGACTCGTGCCGGATGTGGATGCTGCGATTGAGAACTACCGCAATAAACTGAAGACAGCAGGTGTAGATGCGGTGCTTGACTACGTAACGAAGCAAGTTGCGGCTTATGCCGATGAAAAAGGATTGAAATAA
- a CDS encoding aminoglycoside N(3)-acetyltransferase translates to MRVDISFGGIIMSELSIIESTPFPVTVASLTQDLTRLGVKAGDVLLVHSSLSRIGWVCGGAHAVILALQEVLGPSGTLVMPAHSGQVSDPAAWENPPVPKMWIEEIYAQMPAFDPTMTPTLGMGAIAELFRTTPGTLRSNHPQVSFAAQGPLAEDITRDHPLTPQFGTASPLGRLEAHNAKILLLGVGFDSCTTFHMAEALSPVMPEKQMGAAITLEGRRQWQWFEDYAYDSDDFAQLGADYEAVSGNVVNGKVGNADCKLLSARPAVAFASEWLAKHRFSKRE, encoded by the coding sequence ATGAGAGTAGACATATCTTTTGGAGGAATTATCATGAGTGAATTATCGATTATAGAATCAACGCCGTTCCCCGTGACGGTTGCATCTTTAACGCAAGATTTAACGCGCCTTGGCGTCAAGGCCGGAGATGTCCTGCTTGTCCACTCCTCTTTGTCCCGCATCGGCTGGGTGTGCGGTGGTGCGCATGCCGTGATCCTGGCGCTGCAGGAAGTGCTCGGGCCGTCAGGGACGCTGGTCATGCCTGCGCACAGCGGGCAAGTCTCGGACCCTGCTGCGTGGGAGAACCCACCCGTACCGAAGATGTGGATCGAGGAGATCTACGCGCAGATGCCGGCGTTCGATCCGACGATGACCCCGACGCTCGGGATGGGGGCGATCGCGGAGCTGTTCCGTACGACGCCAGGGACGCTGCGCTCGAATCATCCGCAGGTCTCTTTTGCTGCACAAGGTCCGCTGGCGGAGGACATCACCCGCGACCATCCGCTGACGCCGCAGTTCGGCACGGCTTCGCCGCTTGGCCGACTGGAAGCGCACAACGCAAAGATTCTCCTGCTCGGCGTTGGCTTCGACTCCTGCACGACATTCCACATGGCGGAGGCGTTGTCTCCGGTCATGCCAGAGAAGCAGATGGGCGCGGCGATAACGTTGGAAGGCAGACGCCAGTGGCAGTGGTTTGAGGATTATGCCTACGACTCCGATGATTTCGCGCAGCTGGGCGCAGATTATGAGGCCGTATCCGGTAATGTTGTGAACGGGAAGGTCGGTAATGCCGACTGCAAGCTCCTATCGGCACGTCCGGCTGTGGCGTTCGCTTCCGAATGGCTTGCGAAGCACCGATTCTCGAAGCGTGAATAA
- a CDS encoding LacI family DNA-binding transcriptional regulator, with translation MDAKIIDVAKKAGVSPATVSRVLNQTSTVSEKTKKKVMTAIDELGYHPNAAAKNLRSQKTKMIGVIVPDINTSYFTEIIKGIENMAYASNYNVIICDAENQTEKEIEYLNLIMNRTVDGLIVVAPSIADEQLFQIADKGYFIAVIGRHVEHERIPCIYTDNVKFSRTVVDHLLANGHRDIVFLSGYPTAIDSYERLEGYLKALRDHHIPFRPELVENGNFNEIGGYEAMMRLFEKKLKFTAVYSANDEMALGVYRACAEMGLTIPTQLAVVGVDNNRISKYITPTLSTVNQPKYTMGALLVEKLIDQMNEDTYPEKRVFVLDSELIIRGSSNVPLQESTTET, from the coding sequence ATGGATGCGAAAATCATTGATGTAGCCAAAAAGGCTGGTGTATCACCCGCTACGGTCTCCAGAGTTCTCAATCAGACCAGCACCGTATCGGAAAAAACGAAGAAAAAAGTGATGACCGCGATCGATGAATTGGGTTACCACCCGAATGCTGCAGCCAAAAATTTGCGTTCCCAGAAAACAAAAATGATTGGGGTCATCGTACCGGATATCAATACATCCTATTTTACCGAGATCATTAAGGGTATCGAGAATATGGCCTATGCCAGCAATTACAACGTCATCATCTGCGATGCGGAGAACCAGACAGAGAAGGAGATCGAATATCTCAATCTCATTATGAACCGCACGGTCGACGGTCTTATTGTGGTTGCACCGAGCATTGCGGACGAGCAGTTATTCCAAATCGCAGACAAAGGGTATTTCATTGCAGTCATCGGGCGGCACGTAGAGCACGAGCGCATCCCTTGCATTTACACCGACAACGTCAAATTCTCGCGTACGGTGGTCGACCATCTGCTCGCGAACGGGCACCGTGATATCGTGTTCCTGAGCGGTTACCCGACGGCGATCGATAGCTATGAACGGCTTGAAGGATATCTAAAGGCGCTGCGGGATCACCACATCCCCTTCCGTCCCGAGTTGGTGGAGAACGGGAATTTCAACGAGATTGGCGGTTACGAAGCGATGATGCGCCTGTTCGAGAAGAAACTAAAGTTCACGGCGGTCTACTCCGCCAATGATGAGATGGCACTAGGCGTCTACCGAGCTTGCGCCGAAATGGGTCTCACCATTCCAACGCAGCTCGCGGTCGTCGGGGTCGATAATAACCGGATTAGCAAATACATTACGCCAACGTTGAGTACGGTCAATCAGCCCAAATATACGATGGGCGCGCTGCTCGTCGAGAAATTAATCGACCAGATGAACGAAGATACGTACCCGGAGAAGCGTGTGTTCGTGCTCGATTCCGAGCTTATTATCCGGGGCTCCTCGAATGTTCCGCTGCAGGAGTCCACCACGGAAACGTAG
- a CDS encoding ABC transporter permease: MSGLIAELRKNKMLFLMIALVLVFFVVFSYFPMVGVYYAFTNYNFDGGLFGSPFVGMQNFKFLYESGALLSLTKNTVLYNLAFIFIGNLLQLICAIFLSELASKWFKKTAQSIMFLPFFISFVLVGAFVFNLFNTETGVINALLRQFGLPSYDFYMNTEPWKYIIVFFNVWKGLGYGTVIYLAAIMSISDEYHEAAKIDGANIFHRIRYITIPMLIPTFILLILLSLGGILKGQFDLFYQIIGNNGMLYESTDIIDTYVYRSLAVNFDIGMGTAAGLYQSFFGFVLVMTVNWIIKKTREDYALF, from the coding sequence ATGTCCGGGTTGATCGCGGAGCTGCGTAAGAACAAAATGTTATTTTTAATGATTGCCCTCGTATTGGTCTTTTTCGTTGTATTCAGCTATTTTCCGATGGTCGGTGTCTACTATGCGTTTACGAACTACAATTTTGACGGCGGCTTGTTCGGAAGTCCTTTCGTCGGTATGCAGAACTTCAAGTTTCTCTACGAATCCGGGGCGCTGCTGTCACTGACGAAGAATACGGTTCTTTATAATCTCGCATTTATTTTCATTGGGAACCTACTTCAATTAATCTGCGCAATCTTCCTAAGCGAGCTAGCCAGCAAATGGTTCAAAAAGACCGCGCAATCCATCATGTTCCTGCCGTTCTTCATTTCTTTCGTGCTTGTCGGGGCATTCGTCTTCAACTTGTTCAACACGGAGACGGGCGTGATTAATGCACTGCTAAGACAGTTCGGCCTGCCATCCTATGATTTCTATATGAACACCGAACCTTGGAAATATATCATCGTCTTCTTTAACGTCTGGAAAGGGCTTGGTTACGGCACTGTCATCTACTTGGCTGCGATTATGAGCATTAGCGACGAATACCATGAGGCGGCGAAGATCGATGGCGCGAACATTTTCCACCGCATTCGCTACATTACCATCCCGATGCTTATTCCGACCTTTATTCTATTGATTCTTCTGAGTCTCGGCGGCATTCTCAAAGGGCAGTTCGATCTCTTCTACCAGATTATCGGCAACAATGGGATGCTCTACGAATCAACGGATATTATCGATACTTACGTCTACCGCTCGCTCGCCGTCAATTTCGATATTGGCATGGGAACGGCGGCTGGATTATACCAATCGTTCTTCGGGTTCGTGCTGGTCATGACCGTGAACTGGATTATCAAAAAAACGCGCGAAGACTACGCGTTATTCTAG
- a CDS encoding glycoside hydrolase family 30 protein, with amino-acid sequence MKRVDSWKTTIDGQLLLAAQPQMQMNAASNKADAAFKIHVDAQAKYQVMDGFGASFTDASAYLVYHKLEQNDRDRLMRQLFDAQEGIGMSILRQPMGASDFASALYSYNDLPAGSEDMDLQHFSIEHDQAYILPLLREALRINPQLKILASPWSPPGWMKTSGRMIGGTLRPECYETYAAYFVKFIQAYEREGIPIYAVTIQNEPGYEPKEYSGMILRPEEERDFIAHYLGPAFERAGIKALILCYDHNWDVPEHPLTVLRDPAANRYIAGSAWHCYGGEHEAMSNVREAYPDKGIWFTEASGGEWVPPFREAFLDQMKHVIRSTRNWSKSVVWWNIALDEHNGPTVLSNSTCRGLVGIEQGTGEITVHLDYYTMGHISKFVEPGAVRIDSDTYVDVVESVAFRNPDGSTVLIVSNRTPEEQTFEVSTDDGVFLYSLSGEGAITFKW; translated from the coding sequence ATGAAACGGGTCGATAGCTGGAAGACAACGATAGACGGGCAGTTGCTGCTCGCAGCCCAACCACAAATGCAGATGAATGCTGCATCGAATAAGGCAGATGCGGCTTTTAAGATCCATGTGGACGCACAGGCAAAGTATCAGGTGATGGATGGGTTCGGGGCATCCTTCACGGATGCTTCCGCTTACCTCGTGTATCACAAGCTGGAGCAGAACGACCGGGATCGCCTGATGCGGCAGCTGTTCGATGCGCAGGAAGGCATCGGGATGAGCATACTTCGACAGCCGATGGGCGCTAGCGACTTTGCCTCGGCGCTATACAGCTACAACGATTTGCCAGCAGGCAGTGAGGACATGGATCTGCAGCATTTCTCGATTGAGCACGATCAAGCGTATATCCTGCCGCTCCTGCGTGAGGCGCTGCGAATCAATCCGCAGCTGAAGATCTTGGCGTCTCCATGGAGTCCGCCGGGATGGATGAAGACGTCCGGGCGGATGATCGGCGGTACCTTACGGCCAGAATGCTATGAGACCTATGCGGCATATTTCGTGAAATTTATTCAAGCTTACGAGCGGGAAGGGATTCCGATCTATGCAGTGACGATTCAGAACGAACCGGGCTACGAGCCGAAGGAATATTCGGGGATGATCCTGAGGCCGGAGGAGGAGCGAGACTTCATCGCGCATTATCTTGGACCGGCTTTCGAGCGGGCGGGGATCAAGGCTTTGATCCTGTGTTATGACCATAATTGGGATGTGCCAGAGCATCCGCTTACTGTGCTTCGCGATCCGGCAGCAAATCGCTATATTGCGGGCTCGGCGTGGCATTGCTACGGTGGGGAGCATGAAGCAATGTCGAACGTACGGGAGGCTTATCCGGATAAAGGTATTTGGTTCACTGAAGCGTCTGGCGGGGAATGGGTTCCGCCGTTCCGGGAAGCATTCCTCGACCAGATGAAACATGTCATCCGCAGTACGCGGAACTGGTCCAAATCCGTAGTCTGGTGGAACATTGCACTGGATGAGCATAACGGCCCCACGGTGTTGTCCAACAGCACATGCCGCGGACTTGTAGGTATTGAACAGGGGACCGGAGAGATCACGGTCCATCTCGATTACTATACGATGGGCCATATAAGTAAGTTCGTCGAGCCGGGTGCGGTGCGCATCGACTCGGATACATACGTCGATGTGGTAGAGTCGGTGGCGTTCCGCAACCCAGACGGTTCGACGGTTCTGATTGTATCCAATCGTACGCCGGAGGAGCAGACTTTCGAAGTAAGCACGGATGATGGCGTATTTCTCTACAGTCTATCTGGCGAAGGGGCAATCACATTCAAATGGTAG
- a CDS encoding carbohydrate ABC transporter permease: MKIRTERSTLWFNIVGYIVISILSLLCLLPFWLIVSGSFSSEAEIVRDGFKIFPSEFTISAYQSVFSNPQQIFKAYAVSISLTAVGTLVGLFLISMAGYVLSRKDFKYRNTLSFFIYFTTLFSGGLIPWYILIVKYLDWKDSYLALLIPMMVSAWNIILMKNFMKSIPESIIESAKIDGAGEFTIYSRLVLPLSTPGLATIGLFLGLAYWNDWFSANIFITTEAKYPLQFLLYKILASAAVLKTSVAANLSADFKPPTESLKMAVAIVVTGPIIFLYPFLQRYFVKGLTIGAVKG; the protein is encoded by the coding sequence ATGAAAATTCGTACGGAGCGATCGACCTTATGGTTCAATATCGTCGGCTATATCGTGATCAGTATTCTAAGTCTTCTCTGTCTACTGCCGTTCTGGCTGATTGTCTCGGGCTCCTTCTCGTCGGAAGCGGAGATCGTGCGGGATGGGTTCAAAATTTTCCCGTCGGAGTTCACGATCAGCGCGTATCAATCGGTCTTTAGTAACCCGCAGCAAATTTTCAAGGCCTATGCGGTCTCGATCAGCTTAACGGCGGTAGGTACGCTAGTCGGATTGTTCTTGATCTCGATGGCAGGCTATGTGCTCTCGCGTAAAGATTTTAAATACCGTAACACCTTGTCCTTCTTCATCTATTTTACCACCTTGTTCAGCGGCGGACTGATTCCTTGGTATATCTTAATTGTTAAATATTTGGATTGGAAAGACAGTTATCTCGCGCTTCTGATCCCGATGATGGTTAGCGCCTGGAACATCATTTTAATGAAGAACTTTATGAAATCGATTCCAGAATCTATTATTGAGTCTGCCAAAATTGACGGTGCAGGAGAGTTCACGATCTACTCGAGGCTTGTCCTTCCGTTATCGACGCCGGGGCTTGCTACCATCGGATTATTTCTAGGGCTGGCGTATTGGAATGATTGGTTCTCCGCGAACATCTTCATTACCACGGAGGCGAAGTATCCACTGCAGTTCCTGCTCTACAAAATTCTAGCGAGCGCAGCGGTCTTGAAGACGAGCGTGGCTGCGAACCTGTCCGCGGATTTCAAACCGCCGACGGAGTCGCTCAAGATGGCGGTAGCCATCGTCGTTACTGGCCCGATTATCTTCTTATATCCGTTCTTGCAGCGGTATTTTGTCAAAGGCTTAACGATTGGTGCAGTCAAAGGTTAA
- a CDS encoding SDR family NAD(P)-dependent oxidoreductase: MMLHGKVAIVIEGSRGIGCAASLLLANRGAKLVVHDPSQIDSAEKVATAIRSAGGEAIAYQADLREADQAAMLAAAAKQAFGRIDILVGGAEPSVEAAPFTDQSWASFADAFQGELRPAFVMTQAVIPYMTEQKFGRIIYVSSTHGKDPSPCMIAQGTAKGALNTFSTYIAQEFGPSGITANVVAHGFVDTVEASLLTEQEKAMISSFTPLGRVAKPEDVASVIAFLASDDARFLTGTYTPVTGGLSME, from the coding sequence ATGATGCTTCATGGAAAAGTAGCCATCGTCATCGAGGGATCACGCGGCATCGGATGCGCAGCTTCGCTACTGCTTGCCAATCGGGGAGCGAAGCTGGTCGTCCATGATCCGTCGCAGATTGATTCGGCTGAAAAGGTTGCGACGGCCATACGAAGCGCGGGCGGAGAAGCGATCGCCTATCAAGCCGATCTTCGCGAAGCGGACCAAGCCGCGATGCTGGCTGCGGCGGCAAAGCAAGCCTTCGGACGAATCGATATTCTGGTCGGCGGCGCCGAGCCGAGCGTCGAAGCCGCCCCGTTCACCGACCAGAGCTGGGCTTCCTTCGCCGATGCGTTCCAAGGTGAACTGCGGCCCGCGTTCGTCATGACGCAAGCAGTTATCCCTTATATGACAGAGCAGAAATTCGGGCGCATCATCTATGTATCCAGCACGCATGGCAAAGATCCCTCGCCTTGCATGATCGCGCAAGGAACGGCCAAGGGCGCGCTTAATACGTTCTCGACCTACATCGCCCAAGAATTCGGCCCCTCTGGCATTACAGCGAATGTGGTTGCCCACGGCTTTGTAGATACGGTGGAGGCATCGTTATTGACGGAGCAAGAGAAGGCTATGATCAGCAGCTTCACGCCATTAGGGCGCGTAGCCAAGCCGGAAGACGTCGCCAGCGTCATTGCCTTCCTCGCTAGTGATGACGCTCGGTTCTTAACGGGAACTTATACGCCAGTGACCGGCGGGTTGTCGATGGAATAG
- a CDS encoding glycoside hydrolase family 30 protein, with protein sequence MTVYKTYLTSKDSNARLQEQHSAPVAQRRAGETADLELDPAVRYQQILGFGGAFTEASAYTLSRMSEAKRVEVLHSYFDPTDGLGYTIGRVHIHSCDFALGNYTYVEEHDKALRTFDISRDHQWVLPLVKDAATVKGSPITMLASPWSPPAWMKTNGEMNHGGHLKPEFAAVWAQYYTKFIRAYEEAGVPIWGITVQNEPDAVQTWDSCIYSAEQERDFIKDHLGPTMHVEGLQDVKILCWDHNRDIIVERASVVLSDPEAAKYVWGTGFHWYVSEEFEHVGKVHELFPDKHLLFTEGCQEGGVKLGEWFTGERYGRNMIGDLNNWTEGYLDWNIVLDETGGPNHVNNLCDAPIIADTVTDTLHYNSSYYYIGHFSKFIRPGAVRIGMKLAQPASGVHATAFQNTDSCIAVVVMNESEQPFAFTLGHGDHIASHTLPAHAIATYVMQG encoded by the coding sequence ATGACAGTATACAAGACCTATCTCACATCCAAAGATTCAAACGCTCGCCTTCAAGAGCAGCATTCGGCACCGGTGGCTCAGCGCCGTGCGGGCGAGACCGCAGACTTGGAGCTTGACCCCGCGGTGCGGTATCAACAAATTCTTGGTTTCGGCGGCGCATTCACCGAAGCGTCGGCCTATACTTTGTCCCGCATGAGCGAGGCGAAGCGCGTGGAAGTGCTGCACAGTTATTTTGATCCAACGGATGGACTAGGCTATACGATCGGACGCGTGCATATTCACAGTTGTGACTTTGCGCTGGGGAATTACACGTATGTTGAGGAGCATGACAAGGCGCTGCGAACCTTTGATATTTCGCGCGACCATCAATGGGTTCTCCCGCTTGTGAAGGATGCGGCAACGGTGAAGGGCAGCCCCATCACCATGCTCGCTTCGCCTTGGAGCCCGCCAGCCTGGATGAAGACCAACGGCGAGATGAATCACGGCGGCCATCTGAAGCCGGAATTCGCTGCGGTGTGGGCACAATACTATACGAAATTCATTCGCGCATATGAAGAGGCAGGCGTGCCAATCTGGGGGATTACGGTTCAGAATGAGCCGGATGCCGTTCAGACATGGGACTCCTGCATCTACTCTGCCGAGCAGGAGCGCGATTTCATTAAGGACCACTTGGGGCCAACGATGCACGTGGAAGGATTACAGGACGTGAAGATCCTCTGTTGGGATCACAACCGCGACATCATCGTAGAGCGGGCTTCGGTTGTGCTCTCCGATCCGGAAGCCGCCAAATACGTCTGGGGAACCGGATTCCACTGGTATGTGAGCGAGGAATTCGAGCATGTCGGGAAGGTACATGAGCTGTTCCCGGATAAGCATCTCCTGTTCACAGAAGGTTGCCAAGAAGGTGGTGTGAAGCTTGGCGAGTGGTTCACGGGCGAACGGTACGGGCGTAATATGATCGGCGATCTGAACAACTGGACGGAAGGGTATCTCGATTGGAACATCGTGCTCGATGAGACTGGTGGCCCGAACCATGTCAACAATCTATGCGATGCGCCGATTATTGCGGATACAGTAACCGATACGCTTCATTACAATAGCTCGTACTATTACATCGGGCATTTCAGTAAGTTCATTCGTCCGGGCGCGGTACGCATTGGGATGAAGCTCGCGCAGCCGGCCTCCGGTGTGCATGCGACGGCGTTTCAGAACACGGACAGCTGTATCGCCGTCGTTGTCATGAATGAATCGGAACAGCCATTTGCCTTTACACTTGGCCATGGCGATCATATCGCATCGCACACGCTCCCGGCGCATGCGATTGCGACATATGTGATGCAAGGATAG
- a CDS encoding helix-turn-helix transcriptional regulator, protein MKLERLMAITILLLNRKRVQAQELADRLEVSLRTIYRDLESLNLAGIPIVSYTGVEGGYEIMDSFRLDRQMLSLDELIALFTALRGLQSTQAVQGSQMDRLLDKVGALVSQAEQGRLSERDQLIVDFTPWRRSEAEHNKYEALQQAIRESKLVQFAYTDVQGDDTQRCVEPIGLVLKRYTWYLHGYCLTRQDYRTFRLSRIQHLNIQSDTFQRRDVALTKLNERMDAQLQQTSRHELTCDLVLEFSGNARIAAIDHFDEQDITRLPSGSLLVRTTVPRQRWLIGFLLHLKTDVIVHQPADLAEEVKQAALEIAALYTSTPLTEGRDEL, encoded by the coding sequence ATGAAGCTCGAGCGACTGATGGCCATTACGATCCTGCTGCTGAATCGCAAACGCGTGCAAGCGCAAGAGCTGGCAGATCGACTGGAGGTTTCTCTGCGTACGATTTACCGCGATCTGGAATCGCTAAATCTCGCGGGCATCCCCATTGTATCGTACACAGGGGTGGAGGGCGGTTATGAGATCATGGACAGCTTCCGCTTGGATCGGCAGATGTTATCCTTGGATGAACTCATTGCCCTCTTCACCGCGCTCCGCGGACTTCAGTCGACGCAGGCGGTTCAAGGTTCCCAGATGGACCGCCTGCTCGACAAGGTCGGCGCATTGGTCTCGCAGGCAGAGCAAGGACGCTTGTCCGAGCGGGACCAGCTAATCGTTGATTTCACGCCATGGCGGCGAAGTGAAGCGGAGCACAACAAATACGAGGCGTTGCAGCAGGCTATCCGAGAGTCCAAACTGGTTCAGTTCGCTTATACGGATGTCCAAGGCGATGACACACAACGCTGTGTAGAACCAATCGGCCTCGTGCTGAAGCGATATACCTGGTACCTCCACGGCTACTGCCTGACACGCCAAGATTACAGGACCTTTCGGCTCTCGCGTATCCAGCATCTCAACATCCAATCCGATACATTCCAGCGACGTGATGTCGCGCTTACGAAGCTGAATGAACGAATGGATGCACAGCTGCAGCAGACGAGCCGCCACGAGCTGACCTGCGACCTTGTGCTGGAATTCTCAGGCAACGCCAGAATTGCTGCCATCGATCATTTCGATGAGCAGGATATTACCCGGCTGCCATCCGGTTCACTGCTCGTTCGTACGACGGTTCCGCGCCAGAGATGGTTAATCGGTTTCTTGCTCCACCTCAAGACGGATGTCATTGTACATCAGCCCGCCGATCTGGCGGAGGAAGTGAAGCAAGCTGCACTCGAGATTGCGGCATTGTATACATCAACCCCATTAACGGAAGGAAGAGATGAATTATGA